From Constrictibacter sp. MBR-5, one genomic window encodes:
- a CDS encoding amidase produces the protein MTDLPFLTVAEASDLIRTKTLSPVEYAEALFAQVDRYNAALDAFILPMRDVAMAEAKRAQEEVAAGNWRGPFHGVPYGLKDIVDVEGVPTTAHSKILEGNVAKRDAAVTRALRGAGGVLMGKLSTHEFAIGGPSRDLPWPPARNPWNRTCHPGGSSSGSGAGIAAGFFPAAIGTDTGGSVRNPASQCGIVGLKPTYGRVSRAGVVPLSFSLDHVGPMTRTVEDNALMLNVIAGHDPSDPGSAPEPAIDYTAGMKDGVKGLRIGVVRRFYAKDMVADAEMAASIEAAVETLAGMGASVTEIDPGPLQEYATVNRIILQCEAFAIHEKWLTERPEDYGARARERLMAGAFYRAVDYVQALRMRGRLIARFAEAMRDVDVAITASSMEPACDLEDDALVDRTYPRQARQAINVTGDPALALPTGLSSAGMPLSMQIIGRPFAEAMVYRVGYAYEQAAGWHLRRPPLEALAA, from the coding sequence ATGACCGATCTGCCGTTCCTGACCGTCGCCGAGGCGTCGGATCTCATCCGCACCAAGACGCTCTCGCCGGTCGAGTATGCCGAGGCGCTGTTCGCCCAGGTCGACCGCTACAACGCGGCGCTCGACGCCTTCATCCTGCCGATGCGCGACGTGGCCATGGCCGAGGCGAAGCGCGCGCAGGAGGAGGTGGCGGCCGGCAACTGGCGGGGGCCGTTCCACGGCGTGCCCTACGGCCTGAAGGACATCGTCGACGTCGAGGGCGTGCCGACCACGGCGCATTCGAAGATCCTGGAGGGCAACGTCGCCAAGCGCGACGCGGCGGTGACGCGCGCCCTGCGCGGTGCCGGCGGCGTGCTGATGGGCAAGCTGTCGACGCACGAGTTCGCCATCGGCGGACCGTCGCGCGACCTGCCCTGGCCGCCGGCGCGCAATCCGTGGAATCGGACCTGCCATCCGGGCGGCTCGTCGAGCGGGTCGGGGGCGGGCATCGCGGCGGGCTTCTTCCCGGCGGCGATCGGCACGGACACGGGCGGGTCGGTGCGCAACCCGGCATCGCAGTGCGGCATCGTCGGGCTGAAGCCGACCTATGGCCGGGTCAGCCGAGCGGGCGTCGTGCCGCTGTCCTTCAGCCTCGACCATGTCGGGCCGATGACGCGCACGGTGGAGGACAACGCGCTGATGCTGAACGTGATCGCCGGGCACGACCCGTCCGATCCGGGCAGCGCGCCGGAGCCGGCCATCGACTACACCGCCGGGATGAAGGACGGGGTGAAGGGGCTGCGCATCGGCGTGGTGCGGCGCTTCTACGCGAAGGACATGGTGGCCGACGCCGAGATGGCGGCGTCGATCGAGGCGGCGGTCGAGACGCTGGCCGGCATGGGCGCCAGCGTGACGGAGATCGACCCGGGACCGCTGCAGGAATACGCGACGGTCAACCGCATCATCCTGCAGTGCGAGGCCTTCGCCATCCACGAGAAGTGGCTGACCGAGCGGCCGGAGGATTATGGTGCGCGGGCGCGCGAGCGGCTGATGGCCGGCGCCTTCTACCGCGCCGTCGACTATGTCCAGGCGCTGCGCATGCGCGGGCGGCTGATCGCGCGCTTCGCCGAGGCGATGCGCGACGTCGACGTGGCGATCACCGCCTCCAGCATGGAGCCGGCCTGCGACCTGGAAGACGACGCGCTGGTCGACCGGACCTATCCGCGGCAGGCGCGGCAGGCGATCAACGTGACGGGCGATCCGGCGCTGGCGCTGCCGACCGGCCTGTCGTCCGCAGGCATGCCGCTGTCGATGCAGATCATCGGCCGGCCGTTCGCCGAGGCTATGGTCTACCGGGTCGGCTATGCCTACGAGCAGGCTGCGGGCTGGCATCTGCGCCGTCCGCCGCTGGAGGCGCTGGCCGCCTGA
- a CDS encoding aspartate aminotransferase family protein, translating to MSALHDIAEKHLVRYGGAFAEAIIERAKGTVLYTTDGREILDFTSGQMSAILGHANPEVLKAIREASETVAHLHSSQRSPAVIRLAEKLAALLPPSLSKAMFLSTGGEANECAIRMAKLYTGGFEIVGFDRAWHGMTGGAASTTYTGGRRGYGPAMAGSMVLPTPDRYRSRFVRDGHYDWEAELDMGFDMIDRQSVGALAAVIIEPILSSGGIVEIPDGYLAKLKAKCRERGMLLILDEAQTGIGRTGTNFAFERDGVAPDILTLSKTLGAGLPLSAVITSPEIEQRCHARGFLFFTTHANDPLPAAVGLCVVEALVRDGLAARAKELGAHMKQGFLDLQQKYEAIGDVRGRGLMVGVELVEDRQTRKAATGLCDRVTDLCLAYGVNMNIARLGSLASVFRVAPPLTVSKDEIDRMLGIFDRALGEATGRRSAA from the coding sequence ATGTCCGCGCTTCACGACATCGCCGAAAAGCACCTCGTCCGCTATGGCGGCGCCTTCGCCGAGGCGATCATCGAGCGGGCGAAGGGGACCGTCCTCTATACGACCGACGGCCGCGAGATCCTGGATTTCACCTCCGGCCAGATGAGCGCGATCCTGGGGCACGCCAATCCGGAGGTGCTGAAGGCGATCCGCGAGGCGTCCGAGACGGTGGCGCACCTGCATTCCAGCCAGCGCTCGCCCGCCGTCATCCGGCTGGCCGAGAAGCTGGCGGCGCTGCTGCCGCCCAGCCTGTCCAAGGCGATGTTCCTGTCGACCGGCGGCGAGGCGAACGAGTGCGCCATCCGCATGGCCAAGCTCTATACCGGCGGCTTCGAGATCGTCGGATTCGACCGGGCGTGGCACGGCATGACCGGCGGTGCGGCCTCCACCACCTATACCGGCGGCCGGCGCGGCTACGGCCCGGCCATGGCGGGATCGATGGTGCTGCCGACCCCGGACCGCTACCGCTCGCGCTTCGTGCGCGACGGGCATTACGACTGGGAGGCGGAGCTCGACATGGGCTTCGACATGATCGACCGGCAGTCGGTGGGGGCGCTCGCGGCGGTCATCATCGAGCCGATCCTGTCGAGCGGCGGCATCGTCGAGATTCCCGACGGCTATCTGGCGAAGCTGAAGGCGAAGTGCCGCGAACGGGGCATGCTGCTGATCCTGGACGAGGCGCAGACCGGCATCGGCCGGACGGGCACGAACTTCGCCTTCGAGCGCGACGGCGTGGCGCCCGACATCCTGACCCTGTCGAAGACGCTGGGCGCCGGCCTGCCGCTGTCGGCGGTGATCACCAGCCCCGAGATCGAGCAGCGCTGCCACGCGCGCGGCTTCCTGTTCTTCACGACGCACGCCAACGACCCGCTGCCGGCGGCGGTCGGCCTGTGCGTGGTCGAGGCGCTGGTGCGCGACGGCCTCGCGGCGCGGGCGAAGGAACTGGGCGCCCATATGAAGCAGGGCTTCCTCGACCTGCAGCAGAAATACGAGGCGATCGGCGATGTGCGCGGCCGCGGCCTGATGGTCGGCGTCGAACTGGTCGAGGACCGGCAGACGCGCAAGGCCGCCACCGGCCTGTGCGACCGGGTCACCGACCTGTGTCTCGCCTATGGCGTGAACATGAACATCGCGCGGCTCGGCAGCCTCGCCAGCGTCTTCCGGGTGGCGCCGCCGCTGACGGTGTCGAAGGACGAGATCGACCGGATGCTGGGCATCTTCGACCGCGCGCTGGGCGAGGCGACCGGGCGGCGGTCGGCGGCATAG
- a CDS encoding acyl-CoA dehydrogenase family protein encodes MDFALTDQQQQIKDSIVKLCENFGPDYWLERDNEGGYPEEFYQAMAKDGWLGIAMPEEYGGAGLGITEAAIMLQAIAQSGAALSGASAIHINVFGPHPIVVHGTPEQKQRWLVPLIKGEEKACFGVTEPDAGLNTAAIKTRAVWDGDKYVVNGRKMWTTTAQEAKKILLLARTTPREECKRRMDGISLFYTDLNRDHVEIREIAKMGRKAVDTNALFIDNLPVPKEDLIGEEGKGFYYLLDGLNPERILIAAEAIGIGRVALDRAARYARERVVFDRPIGQNQGIQHPLAEAWAKLAAVEALMFKAAWLYDTGQPCGAEANAAKYLAGEFGFEACERAVLTHGGMGYAKEFHVERYMREIMIARIAPISRELVLSYLAERVLDLPKSY; translated from the coding sequence ATGGATTTCGCACTCACCGACCAGCAGCAGCAGATCAAGGATTCCATCGTCAAGCTCTGCGAGAATTTCGGGCCGGACTACTGGCTGGAGCGGGACAACGAGGGCGGCTATCCCGAGGAATTCTACCAGGCGATGGCGAAGGACGGCTGGCTGGGCATCGCCATGCCGGAGGAGTATGGCGGAGCCGGCCTGGGCATCACCGAGGCGGCGATCATGCTGCAGGCGATCGCCCAGTCGGGTGCCGCGCTGTCGGGTGCCTCGGCGATCCACATCAACGTCTTCGGGCCGCACCCGATCGTCGTGCACGGCACGCCCGAGCAGAAGCAGCGCTGGCTGGTGCCGCTGATCAAGGGCGAGGAGAAGGCCTGCTTCGGCGTGACCGAGCCGGACGCCGGCCTGAACACCGCCGCCATCAAGACGCGCGCCGTGTGGGACGGCGACAAGTATGTCGTCAACGGCCGCAAGATGTGGACAACCACGGCGCAGGAGGCGAAGAAGATCCTGCTGCTGGCGCGGACCACGCCGCGCGAGGAATGCAAGCGGCGGATGGACGGCATCAGCCTGTTCTACACCGACCTGAACCGCGACCATGTCGAGATCCGCGAGATCGCGAAGATGGGGCGCAAGGCGGTCGATACGAACGCCCTGTTCATCGACAACCTGCCCGTGCCGAAGGAGGACCTGATCGGCGAGGAGGGCAAGGGCTTCTACTACCTGCTCGACGGCCTGAACCCGGAGCGCATCCTGATCGCCGCCGAGGCGATCGGCATCGGCCGGGTGGCGCTCGACCGTGCGGCGCGCTATGCCCGCGAACGCGTCGTCTTCGACCGGCCGATCGGCCAGAACCAGGGCATCCAGCATCCGCTGGCCGAGGCCTGGGCGAAGCTCGCGGCGGTCGAGGCGCTGATGTTCAAGGCGGCCTGGCTGTACGACACCGGACAGCCCTGCGGCGCCGAGGCGAACGCCGCGAAGTACCTGGCCGGCGAGTTCGGCTTCGAGGCGTGCGAGCGCGCGGTCCTGACGCACGGCGGCATGGGCTATGCAAAGGAGTTCCACGTCGAGCGCTACATGCGCGAGATCATGATCGCCCGCATCGCGCCGATCAGCCGGGAACTGGTGCTGTCCTACCTGGCCGAACGGGTGCTCGATCTGCCGAAGTCGTACTGA
- a CDS encoding TenA family protein: MTDAATAPEQRFTLQLRAAAEPDFSAATGHRFARDVADATIPPAVFRRYLVQDYSFLDHFVRLLDAAIATAPEEAARRRYTDFRAAVTSGENTYFLRSFAALGIPETEWREPEILPVTRRFHEIMGEAARSGRYAPVLTVLVVTEWVYLDWATSVMDTVPDQFWFAEWIDIHANPDFRSFVEWLIAELDRLGPTLSDAERAEVRDLFVRTSALEQAFFDQAYG; this comes from the coding sequence ATGACCGACGCAGCGACCGCACCGGAGCAGCGATTCACCCTGCAGCTGAGGGCGGCGGCAGAGCCGGATTTCTCCGCCGCCACGGGGCACCGGTTCGCGCGCGACGTGGCGGACGCGACGATCCCGCCGGCTGTCTTCCGGCGCTATCTGGTGCAGGACTATTCCTTCCTGGATCATTTCGTCCGGCTGCTGGACGCGGCCATCGCGACGGCGCCCGAAGAGGCGGCGCGGCGGCGCTACACCGACTTCCGCGCCGCGGTGACCAGCGGCGAGAACACCTATTTCCTGCGTTCCTTCGCGGCGCTCGGCATCCCCGAGACGGAGTGGCGCGAGCCCGAGATCCTGCCGGTGACGCGGCGCTTCCACGAGATCATGGGCGAGGCGGCCCGCTCCGGCCGCTATGCACCGGTGCTGACGGTGCTGGTGGTGACCGAGTGGGTCTATCTGGACTGGGCGACGTCGGTGATGGACACGGTGCCGGACCAGTTCTGGTTCGCCGAATGGATCGACATCCACGCCAACCCGGACTTCCGCAGCTTCGTCGAGTGGCTGATCGCCGAACTGGACCGGCTCGGCCCGACGCTGTCGGACGCCGAGCGCGCCGAGGTCCGCGACCTGTTCGTGCGGACGTCCGCACTGGAGCAGGCGTTCTTCGATCAGGCCTATGGGTGA